The window GCAGAGCGCTCTGTCCTTGGACCCCGCCTCGTTCAGTGCTAAGTACGGAGTGGAGAAGCCCGCTAAGGATGCGCCACACCTTGTCTTCCACTGTCAGATGGGTCGCCGTGGACACATTGCCACAGAAACTGCCCTGTCGCTAGGATACAGCAGGTAGCATCTAGAAAACACAACGTACTGTCAATTCTCCAATCTAGTATTAGTCAAACTGTTATTCTTACAGCGTTTTTGTAGCATTACTACAGCagctttgctttacaatgcttacctgtgcttccCATgcttagataaaggggcattcaggacagaaaatagaggcacgtttttacacagagaattgtgagggtctggaatcaactccccagtaatgttgttgaagctgacaccctgggatccttcaagaagctgcttgatgagattctgggatcaataagctactaacaaccaaacgagcaagatgggccgaatggcctcctctcgtttgtaaacttaatgGTGTGAATAAAGGCCTGTGCCGGGGTACCCTATCAAGAGGACTATAAATTCTTgtgatttttaaacaattttttttcttttctcctcagAGCTTGTAACTACGCCAGCGGGTTTAAAGAATGGGCAGAAAAAGCATCAAAatgaagaactaaaaaaaaaaaaaaaaaaaaaaaaacacgaacacAGTCAcctgttaataataaaataaacacgttCTTTTGAAAACTGTCTCAAGTGGTCATTTTTATACGATCTCTGTCTCCCTCTAGTGGCTAACATAATGGTCACGTCACAAACATTTGATAAAATCCTTTTTGATGAAAACCCCCGGAAAGTGGCGACAGTCACGCGTCTGTTTTTACAGCACGCATGAAGCATTCATGCAGCTGGTATAACATTACGTTATTGAAAGTCTCACCCGAGCTCTGTATAGCCCTATGGCTTATCCGGGTGCCCTGCTGTGTGTTCAAGTCAAGGAGTGAAGGGCAGCGAGAGATCAGTGTTCATCCTGTTACCGGATTGTCAAAGCAACATAACCAGTCGTGCAAGCATGTGACGAGTCGCAGGGTTTTGATGGCAGCAGGCAACAGATGCTGAATCAGATGTTATATTAGACTAGTGCAGAGTTGTCTGTTATCAGAAGGCACAGTAATCTGACAGACTGTAACACAGAACACATATTCCTGTTTTGTCGTGGAACTCAAATACAATACAGCGAAATCGCGAATGCATTTCTCAGTTTGCAACCTATTACACAACACAACATattgcaataattaaaaaaacaaagcatgttgACACATACAATGCCTTATTTGCCGCGTTTCAATGCTAGCCACCTATTTATAGCTAAACCTATTTGTTTAACATGATTTTATACTTAATTAACAGTAAACGTTGTTTTAACAGATCTATTTTTCTAGGCACTGCTTAACCAAGTCTCATGAACCAGTACGGACTGCTGTCAACCACCAGCGTGCACTCGGGGAATTACAATAGAAACAAATCTGAAGTCAATTGGCCACAGTGACGGAGTTACCCAGCTGTGTATAtttgtgtaaaatgcatttttctctcgCTGACACGCCCACCGGCAGAATTGAAACCTGCAGCTACAGGAAAGGGCTGCAGCTTTCTAGAGTCGAGGCGTGACACACGGCAAGACAGCGATCGGACTTTACCACGCCATTAAAGTTAGAAAGGTAAGGCTTTTTATACAAATACACgcgttcatttttaaaaaacattaatcatATTCTTCAACTCGAAACACGGATATGTATGATACTTCCAGCACGACAAGGAATGTGCtttcaaattttatatatatatatatatatatatatatatatatatatatatatatatatatatatatatatatatatattgcatgcacacacactgaaGACGTAAGCACTGCGTTGCAATTTGTATGACCTGTTTCAAACAGTAAGCTAGTAGG is drawn from Polyodon spathula isolate WHYD16114869_AA unplaced genomic scaffold, ASM1765450v1 scaffolds_838, whole genome shotgun sequence and contains these coding sequences:
- the si:dkey-34l15.1 gene encoding thiosulfate:glutathione sulfurtransferase; the encoded protein is MAESDKVISYTDLQALLQNGTPDLTVIDVRTPEEVAKGKIPGSINIPVDTVQSALSLDPASFSAKYGVEKPAKDAPHLVFHCQMGRRGHIATETALSLGYSRACNYASGFKEWAEKASK